The Lathyrus oleraceus cultivar Zhongwan6 chromosome 5, CAAS_Psat_ZW6_1.0, whole genome shotgun sequence genome includes the window TGAATATGTTTTTCACCCCACTCAATCGATCAAGAACAATACTCTAACAAATCaaaaaacaaattcaaaattaaggaaaaataattataacaaaAAACTAAACACcatattaaaaaatattaaatttatttacCTTTTCCATTTCATTTCTAAGGTCAACAGATTCAAGTTTTGTTCCATTCATCCCCAAAACTTCTTCAATAGCCAAATGTGGCTCAGTACATTCAACTTTTCTAGTATTCATTCCAAGAACTACTTCGTTAGCCAAGCGAGATACACTGTGCGTGCAAGATGAAGAAAAGAAAATTCAGTAAAAGGGTATAGAAATGAGAATCTAGATTAACAAGTTCTGAAGCCAATACCTATATATAAACAATTGAGTTAGTTTGTCAGTTTTTTATCTGATTTCAGTTAGTTAAATTCGGTTATGGGCAGCTACTTATCTTGAGTTAGTTAATTTTATTGGATAAATTTCAGTTTGTCAAGatctgttattttattattgaAATAAATTAGTCTACATTCCTTATGTGTAAGGAATGGTATAACACATTTTAATTAAatacaaaaacaacaacaacaaaaaactTTACTAAATCAATATCGATATACAAccacaatgaaaaataaaataaaaaactttaCTCAATCCAATGATTCTTCTAGGGAAGAGTCTCAAGTTCATCATTATGTAAAAAAAAGGAAATATTTGGAAATAAATATAAACCGTTCAAAACAATAATAAATGCTAAAATTCAAATTGAAGACATGAAAAATAAGCATAAATTAATAGAGTTCACTTTTGGACATTCATATTAAGAATTTGATTTTCCTTTTGCAACGACAATATTTAATTCTTCAAATCAGCTAGCACACCCTTCTTATCAAACAAATCATTTCAAAAAATAATAGTAAATgctaaaataaaaaatgaagaCATGAAAAATACGCAAAAATTAATAGATTTCACTTTTGGACCTTCGTCCTAAGAATTTGATTTTCCTTTTGCAACCGCAATATTTGATTCTTCAAATCAGCTACTACACCCAGGTTATCAAAcaaatcatttcaaaacattaaACAGAAATAACACAACAAAACTCACAAAATATTCAAAagttaataaaataaattttcCATAACCCTTGGAAGGGAAACTACTTCATCCTCCACAAAATTCGTTATTCAGGATAACTTGATCTACAATAGTAGGCTACAATATCAAATATAACAAAATTAAGTAAATAAATTGCAGTAAAATTAATATAAAAACCAAAAGTGTAATTAAAAGACTACTTCATCATCTCTTTTTGAAATTTCAAGAAATTTGGTGAATATGTTTTTCACCCCACTCAATCGATCAAGAACAATACTCTAACAAATCaaaaaacaaattcaaaattaAGGAAAAAGAATTATAACAAAAAACTAAACATcatattaaaaaatattaaatttatttacCTTTTCCATTTCGTTTCTAAGGTCAACAGATTCAAGTTTTGTTCCATTCATCCCCAAAACTTCTTCAATAGCCAAATGTGGCTCAGTACATTCAACTTTTGTAGTATTCATTCCAAGAACTACTTCGTTAGCCAAGCGAGATACACTGTGCGTGCAAGATGAAGAAAAGAAAATTCAGTAAAAGGGTATAGAAATGAGAATCTAGATTAACAAGTTCTGAAGCCAATACCTATATATAAACAATTGAGTTAGTTTGTCAGTTTTTTATCTGATTTCAGTTAGTTAAATTCGGTTATGGGCAGCTACTTATCTTGAGTTAGTTAATTTTATTGGATAAATTTCAGTTTGTCAAGatctgttattttattattgaAATAAATTAGTCTACATTCCTTATGTGTAAGGAATGGTATAGCACATTTTAATTAAatacaaaaacaacaacaacaaaaaactTTACTAAATCAATATCGATATACAAccacaatgaaaaataaaataaaaaactttaCTCAATCCAATGATTCTTCTAGGGAAGAGCCTCAAGTTCatcattatttaaaaaaaaggaaaTATTTGGAAATAAATATAAACCGTTCAAAACAATAATAAATGCTAAAATTCAAATTGAAGACATGAAAAATACGCATAAATTAATAGAGTTCACTTTTGGACATTCATATTAAGAATTTGATTTTCCTTTTGCAACCACAATATTTAATTCTTCAAATCAGCTAGCACACCCTTTTAATCAAACAAATCATTTCAAAAAATAATAGTAAATgctaaaataaaaaatgaagaCATGAAAAATAGGCAAAAATTAATAGAGTTCACTTTTGGACCTTCATCTTAAGAATTTGATTTTCCTTTTGCAACCGCAATATTTGATTCTTCAAATCAGCTACTACACCCTGGTTATCAAAcaaatcatttcaaaacattaaACAGAAATAACACAACAAAACTCACAAAATATTCAAAagttaataaaataaattttcCATAACCCTTGGAAGGGAAACTACTTCATCCTCCACAAAATTCGTTATTCAGGATAACTTGATCTACAATAGTAGGCTACAATATCAAATATAACAAAATTAAGTAAATAAATTGCAGTAAAATTAATATAAAAACCAAAAGTGTAATTAAAAGACTACTTCACCATCTCTTTTTGAAATTTCAAGAAATTTGGTGAATATGTTTTTCACCCCACTCAATCGATCAAGAACAATACTCTAACAAATCaaaaaacaaattcaaaattaAGGAAAAAGAATTATAACAAAAAACTAAACACcatattaaaaaatattaaatttatttacCTTTTCCATTTCGTTTCTAAGGTCAACAGATTCAAGTTTTGTTCCATTCATCCCCAAAACTTCTTCAATAGCCAAATGTGGCTCAGTACATTCAACTTTTCTAGTATTCATTCCAAGAACTACTTCGTTAGCCAAGCGAGATACACTGTGCGTGCAAGATGAAGAAAAGAAAATTCAGTAAAAAGGTATAGAAATGAGAATCTAGATTAACAAGTTCTGAAGCCAATACCTATATATAAACAATTGAGTTAGTTTATTAGTTTTTTATCTGATTTCAGTTAGTTAAATTCGGTTATGGGCAGCTACTTATCTTGAGTTAGTTAATTTTATTTGATAAATTTCAGTTTGTCAAGatctgttattttattattgaAATAAATTAGTCTACATTCCTTATGTGTAAGGAATGGTATAACACATTTTAATTAAatacaaaaacaacaacaacaaaaaactTTACTAAATCAATATCGATATACAAccacaatgaaaaataaaataaaaaactttaCTCAATCCAATGATTCTTCTAGGGAAGAGCCTCAAGTTCatcattatttaaaaaaaaggaaaTATTTGGAAATAAATATAAACCGTTCAAAACAATAATAAATGCTAAAATTCAAATTGAAGACATGAAAAATACGCATAAATTAATAGAGTTCACTTTTGGACATTCATATTAAGAATTTGATTTTCCTTTTGCAACCACAATATTTAATTCTTCAAATCAGCTAGCACACCCTTTTAATCAAACAAATCATTTCAAAAAATAATAGTAAATgctaaaataaaaaatgaagaCATGAAAAATAGGCAAAAATTAATAGAGTTCACTTTTGGACCTTCATCTTAAGAATTTGATTTTCCTTTTGCAACCGCAATATTTGATTCTTCAAATCAGCTACTACACCCTGGTTATCAAAcaaatcatttcaaaacattaaACAGAAATAACACAACAAAACTCACAAAATATTCAAAagttaataaaataaattttcCATAACCCTTGGAAGGGAAACTACTTCATCCTCCACAAAATTCGTTATTCAGGATAACTTGATCTACAATAGTAGGCTACAATATCAAATATAACAAAATTAAGTAAATAAATTGCAGTAAAATTAATATAAAAACCAAAAGTGTAATTAAAAGACTACTTCAGCATCTCTTTTTGAAATTTCAAGAAATTTGGTGAATATGTTTTTCACCCCACTCAATCGATCAAGAACAATACTCTAACAAATCaaaaaacaaattcaaaattaAGGAAAAAGAATTATAACAAAAAACTAAACACcatattaaaaaatattaaatttatttacCTTTTCTATTTCGTTTCTAAGGTCAACAGATTCAAGTTTTGTTCCATTCATCCCCAAAACTTCTTCAATAGCCAAATGTGGCTCAGTACATTCAACTTTTGTAGTATTCATTCCAAGAACTACTTCGTTAGCCAAGCGAGATACACTGTGCGTGCAAGATGAAGAAAAGAAAATTCAGTAAAAGGGTATAGAAATGAGAATCTAGATTAACAAGTTCTGAAGCCAATACCTATATATAAACAATTGAGTTAGTTTGTCAGTTTTTTATCTGATATCAGTTAGTTAAATTCGGTTATGGGCAGCTACTTATCTTGAGTTAGTTAATTTTATTGGATAAATTTCAGTTTGTCAAGatctgttattttattattgaAATAAATTAGTCTACATTCCTTATGTGTAAGGAATGGTATAGCACATTTTAATTAAatacaaaaacaacaacaacaaaaaactTTACTAAATCAATATCGATATACAAccacaatgaaaaataaaataaaaaactttaCTCAATCCAATGATTCTTCTAGGGAAGAGCCTCAAGTtcatcattattttaaaaaaaggAAATATTTGGAAATAAATATAAACCGTTCAAAACAATAATAAATGCTAAAATTCAAATTGAAGACATGAAAAATACGCATAAATTAATAGAGTTCACTTTTGGACATTCATATTAAGAACTTGATTTTCCTTTTGCAACCACAATATTTAATTCTTCAAATCAGCTAGCACACCCTTTTAATCAAACAAATCATTTCAAAAAATAATAGTAAATgctaaaataaaaaatgaagaCATGAAAAATAGGCAAAAATTAATAGAGTTCACTTTTGGACCTTCATCTTAAGAATTTGATTTTCCTTTTGCAACCGCAATATTTGATTCTTCAAATCAGCTACTACACCCTGGTTATTAAAcaaatcatttcaaaacattaaACAGAAATAACACAACAAAAGTCACAAAATATTCAAAagttaataaaataaattttcCATAACCCTTGGAAGGGAAACTACTTCATCCTCCACAAAATTCGTTATTCAGGATAACTTGATCTACAATAGTAGGCTACAATATCAAATATAACAAAATTAAGTAAATAAATTGCAGTAAAATTAATATAAAAACCAAAAGTGTAATTAAAAGACTACTTCACCATCTCTTTTTGAAATTTCAAGAAATTTGGTGAATATGTTTTTCACCCCACTCAATCGATCAAGAAAAATACATTAACAAATCaaaaaacaaattcaaaattaAGGAAAAAGAATTATAACAAAAAACTAAACACcatattaaaaaatattaaatttatttacCTTTTCCATTTCATTTCTAAGGTCAACAAATTCAAGTTTTGTTCCATTCATCCCCAAAACTTCTTCAATAGCCAAATGTGGCTCAGTACATTCAACTTTTCTAGTATTCATTCCAAGAACTACTTCGTTAGCCAAGCGAGATACACTGTGCGTGCAAGATGAAGAAAAGAAAATTCAGTAAAAGGGTATAGAAATGAGAATCTAGATTAACAAGTTCTGAAGCCAATACCTATATATAAACAATTGAGTTAGTTTGTCAGTTTTTTATCTGATTTCAGTTAGTTAAATTCGGTTATGGGCAGCTACTTATCTTGAGTTAGTTAATTTTATTGGATAAATTTCAGTTTGTCAAGatctgttattttattattgaAATAAATTAGTCTACATTCCTTATGTGTAAGGAATGGTATAGCACATTTTAATTAAatacaaaaacaacaacaacaaaaaactTTACTAAATCAATATCGATATACAAccacaatgaaaaataaaataaaaaactttaCTCAATCCAATGATTCTTCTAGGGAAGAGCCTCAAGTTCATCATTATGTAAAAAAAGGAAATATTTGGAAATAAATATAAACCGTTCAAAACAATAATAAATGCTAAAATTCAAATTGAAGACATGAAAAATACGCATAAATTAATAGAGTTCACTTTTGGACATTCATATTAAGAATTTGGTTTTCCTTTTGCAACCATAATATTTAATTCTTCAAATCAGCTAGCACACCCTTTTAATCAAACAAATCATTTCAAAAAATAATAGTAAATgctaaaataaaaaatgaagaCATGAAAAATACGCAAAAATTAATAGAGTTCACTTTTGGACCTTCATCTTAAGAATTTGATTTTCCTTTTGCAACCGCAATATTTGATTCTTCAAATCAGCTACTACACCCTGGTTATCAAAcaaatcatttcaaaacattaaACAGAAATAACACAACAAAACTCACAAAATATTCAAAagttaataaaataaattttcCATAACCCTTGAAAGGGAAACTACTTCATCCTCCACAAAATTCGTTATTCAGGATAACTTGATCTACAATAGTAGGCTACAATATCAAATATAACAAAATTAAGTAAATAAATTGCAGTAAAATTAATATAAAAACCAAAAGTGTAATTAAAAGACTACTTCATCATCTCTTTTTGAAATTTCAAGAAATTTGGTGAATATGTTTTTCACCCCACTCAATCGATCAAGAACAATACTCTAacaaataaaaaaacaaattcaaaattaAGGAAAAAGAATTATAACAAAAAACTAAACACcatattaaaaaatattaaatttatttacCTTTTCCATTTCATTTCTAAGGTCAACAGATTCATGTTTTGTTCCATTCATCCCCAAAACTTCTTCAATAGCCAAATGTGGCTCAGTACATTCAACTTTTCTAGTATTCATTCCAAGAACTACTTCGTTAGCCAAGCGAGATACACTGTGCGTGCAAGATGAAGAAAAGAAAATTCAGTAAAAGGGTATAGAAATGAGAATCTAGATTAACAAGTTCTGAAGCCAATACCTATATATAAACATATCAGCTAGCACACCCTTCTTATCAAACAAATCATTTTAAAAAATAATAGTaaattctaaaataaaaatagaagaCATGAAAAATACGCAAAAATTAATAGAGTTCACTTTTGGACCTTCATCTTAAGAATTTGATTTTCCTTTTGCAACCGCAATATTTGAATCTTCAAATCAGCTACTACACCCTGGTTATCCAACAAATCATTTCAAAACAAAGgaaattaaacaaaaaataacACAACAAAACTCACAATATATTCAAAagttaataaaataaattttcCATAACCCTTGGAAGGGAAACTACTTCATCCTCCACAAATTTCTTTATTCAAGATAACTTGATCAGTAATGGTTAGCTACAATATCAAATATAACAAATTAAGTAAATAAATTAcaaaaaattaatataaaaacCAAAAACGTAATTAAAAGACTACTTCATCATCTCCTTTTGAAATCTCAAGAAATTCGGTGAATATGTTTTTCACCCCACTCAAGCGATCAAGAACAATACTCTAACAAATCaaaaaacaaattcaaaattaAGGAAAAAGAATTATAACAAAAAACTAAACACCATATTAAAAAAGATTAAATTTATTTACCTTTTCCATTTCGTTTCTAAGGTCAACAGATTTTAGTTTTGTTCCATTCATCCCCAAAACTTCTTCAATAGACAAATGTGGCTCAGTACATTCAACTTTTCTGGTATTCATTCCAAGAACTACTTCGTTAGCCAAGCTTGTTACACTGTGCGTGCAAGATGAAGAAAAGAAAATCCATTAAAAGGGTCTAGAAATGAGAATCAAGAATATCAAGTTCTGAAGCCAATACTTAAATATAAACAATTGAGTTAGCAAGTtctgttattttattattaaaatattttatacTACATTCCTTGAGTGTAAGGAATGGTATAAcacattttaattaaatatacAAACAACAAAAAAGAAATTACTAAATAATTATCAATATACCACCACAATGAAACTATAAAATAAAAAACTTTACTCAACCCAATGATTCTTCTAGGGAAGAGCCTCAAGTTCATCATTatgtaaaaaaaaagaaatatttcaaaataactataaacaattcaaaataatagtaaatgttaaaataaaaattgaataCATGAAAAATACGTAGAAACTTATAGAGTTCACTTTTGGACCTTCATCTTAAGAATTTGATTTTCCTTTTGCAACCGCAGTATTTGATTCTTCAAATCAACTACTACTCCCTACTTAACAAACTAATCATTTCAAAAATCAAGAAATTAAACAAAAATATCATAAAAAACTAACAAAATAATCTAagttaataaaataaattttcGTTAACCTTTGGAAGGGAAACCACTTAATCCTACACAAAATTCTTGTTCAATATAACTTAATCAACAATGGTCGGCTACAATATGAAACATAACAAAACTAAGTAAATAAATTGCTAAAATAATTAATATAAGAATCGAAAGCATAATTAAAAGACTACTTCTTTAGCTCCTTTTGAAATCTCAAGAAATTCAGTGAATATGTTCTTCGTCCCACTCCAATGATCAAGAACAATAGTCTAAGAAATcaaaaaataaattcaaaattaAGGAAAAAGAATTATAGAAAAAAACAAAACacaatattaaaaaaaatattaaattgaTTTACCTTTTCCATTTCTTTTCCAACCTCAGGAGATTAAAGTTTTGTTCCATTCATCCCTGAAACTTTTTCAATACCCAAATGTGCCTCAATAGATTCAAGTTTTCTGGTATTCATTCCTAGAACTACTTGGTTAACCAAGCAAATTACACTGTGTCTGCAAGATGAAGAAAATAAAATACAGTAAAAGGGTCTAGAAATGAGAATTTAGAATAAGAAGTTCTAAAGCCAGAACTTATAGATAAACAATTGAGTTAGTTAGTTTGTTTTTTTTATCAGATTTTAGTTACTTAAATTTGATTATGGCCAGTTACTTATCTTCAGTTAGTTAATTTTATTCGATAaatttgagtttttcaaaatctGTTATTTTATTGTTAAAATCTTTTTATTCTACATTCCTTGTGTGTAAGGAATGGTATATCACATTTTAATGAAATACACATAAAAAGCAACAAAAAATTACTCAATCAATATCAATATACAAccacaatgaaaaataaaataaaaaactttaCTCAATCCAATGATTCTTCTACGAAAGAGCCTCAAGTTCATCATTATGTAAAAAAAAGAAATATTCCAAAATAACTACAAATAGTTCAAAATAAtagaaaatgctaaaataaaaattgaagacATGAAAAATACGCAGAAAGAAATAGAGTTCAGTTTTGGACCTTCATCTTAAGAATTAGATTTTCCTTTAGCAACCGCAGTATTTGATTCTTCAATACAGCTACTACACCCTGCTAATCAAACAAATCATTTCAAAAAAAGGAAATTAAACAGAAATATCACAACAAAACTCACAAAATTCTCCACAAAATTCTTGTTCTGGATAACTTGATAAGCAATGGTTGGCTACAATATCAAACATAACAAAATTAAGTAAATAAATTGAAAAAAAGTTAATATAAAAATCAAAAGTAGAATTAAAAGACTACTTCATCAACTCGTTTTGAAATCTCAAGAAATTCGGTTATATGTTCTTCGTCCCACTACAACGATTAAAAACAATACTCTAACAAATcaaaaacaaattcaaaattaAGGAAAAATAATTAAAGCAAAAAACTAAACACCATATTAAAAAAGATTAAATTGATTTAACTTTTCCATTTCTTTTCCAAGCTCATAAGATTCAAGTTTTGTTCCATTCATCCCCAAAACTTCTTTTGTAGCCAAATATGGCTAAGTACATTCAAGTTTTCTGGTATTCAGTCTAAGAACTACTTGGTTAACCAAGCAAATTACATTGTGTGTACAATATGAAGAAAAGAGAATACAGTAAAAGGGTATTAAACAAAAATATCACATAAAAACACACAAAATAATCAAAAGTTAATAAACTAATTTTTCATTAACCTTTGGTAGGGAAACCACTTTATCCTGCACAAAATTCTTGTTCATCAACTCGTTTTGAAATCTCAAAAAATTCGGTTATATGTTCTCCGTCCCACTACAACGATTAAAAACAATACTCTAACAAATcaaaaacaaattcaaaattaAGGAAAAATAATTAAAGCAAAAAACTAAACACCATATTAAAAAAGATTAAATTGATTTAACTTTTCCATTTCTTTTCCAAGCTCATAAGATTCAAGTTTTGTTCCATTCATCCCC containing:
- the LOC127081807 gene encoding uncharacterized protein LOC127081807 gives rise to the protein MNAIKLESTKPHLTNEEVSGMNATKLESIELGKEMEKSIVLDRLSGTKNIFTKFLEIPKGDDEPTIVDHVILNKEFYDLFDIEAHLATEKVSGMNGKLLESPEVGKEMEKSIVLDHWIGTKIIFTEFLEISKGDYESIVLDRWSGTKNIFTEFLEISKGADKSTIVDQVILNKNFVQDEVVSLPKWDEEHITEFLEISKRVDEPTIAYQVIQNKNFVENFGVVAVLKNQILRVTSLANEVVLGMNTRKVECTEPHLSIEEVLGMNGTKLKSVDLRNEMEKSIVLDRLSGVKNIFTEFLEISKGDDELTITDQGVVADLKIQILRLQKENQILKMKVQNVSRLANEVVLGMNTRKVECTEPHLAIEEVLGMNGTKHESVDLRNEMEKSIVLDRLSGVKNIFTKFLEISKRDDEPTIVDQGVVADLKNQILRLQKENQILKMKVQNVSRLANEVVLGMNTRKVECTEPHLAIEEVLGMNGTKLEFVDLRNEMEKGVVADLKNQILRLQKENQILKMKVQNVSRLANEVVLGMNTTKVECTEPHLAIEEVLGMNGTKLESVDLRNEIEKSIVLDRLSGVKNIFTKFLEISKRDAEPTIVDQGVVADLKNQILRLQKENQILKMKVQNVSRLANEVVLGMNTRKVECTEPHLAIEEVLGMNGTKLESVDLRNEMEKSIVLDRLSGVKNIFTKFLEISKRDGEPTIVDQGVVADLKNQILRLQKENQILKMKVQNVSRLANEVVLGMNTTKVECTEPHLAIEEVLGMNGTKLESVDLRNEMEKSIVLDRLSGVKNIFTKFLEISKRDDEINVSRLANEVVLGMNTRKVECTEPHLAIEEVLGMNGTKLESVDLRNEMEKSIVLDRLSGVKNIFTKFLEISKRDDEPTIVDQGVVADLKNQILRLQKENQILKMKVQNVSRLANEVVLGMNTRKVECTEPHLAIEEVLGMNGTKLESVDLRNEMEKSIVLDRLSGVKNIFTKFLEISKRDDESVIFLANQVVFGVNTRKLESTKPHLNSEEVSGMNGTKLEFVELGKEMEKNIVLDRLSGMKNIFTKFLEISKGDDEPTSVDQGVVADLKNQILRLQKENQILTMKSTIVDQVILNKNFVEDEVVSIPKSIVLDRWSGTKNIFTEFLEISKGADEPTIVYQVILNKNFVDNFTRKLVSIEPYLITEEVLGMNGTKLEFVEVGKEMEKSIVLDRLSWTKNICTEFREISKGADEPTTVDEVMLNKNSVEDEVISLSKNDKLEALP